One segment of Pyricularia oryzae 70-15 chromosome 3, whole genome shotgun sequence DNA contains the following:
- a CDS encoding stromal membrane-associated protein 1, with protein MSRRPPNPAAERAAQNQATIKSLLKLETNKICADCKRNKHPRWASWNLGVFICIRCSGIHRGMGTHISRVKSVDLDSWTDEQLQSVLSWGNARANKYWESKLAAGHAPSEAKIENFIRTKYELKRWVMDGPMPDPATLDAEADDDIPLSLVKEKQSIDRKESVRKASLGQSSAPTSIRRAPAPPAPEQDLIGGDPIPVRANSAGPAMSKVASKGEPAPPKTTSTKDSLLGLDFLGTETAAPPRPSSTTGTGGAGGQSRPDLKQSILSLYATAPRPQQQAQQGSFGGMNSPPLQQQQQSQGAGAFGGMNDAFSSLSFNTTSSAPKSPPANDAFASLGGLSSSRSPPPQQTSNTSAFSGLGGGSFFDTKPAQTHQQKSSFGSSSGFGGLTSPTATTASAPQAKPAGTSMPASAALGDLFDFSTPAQTSTPKPSAAPAPSSDSVFNLSASTQVKSPPATSNPTSTMGTNNWSNSDVWGANDAWSTPEAAAAPAKSTATTMPSSSSDAFGGWGSSGGGGLASQSIVPGASGGFQPKVAADEEFGGWASSTGTGNASGGTAKPAAGFGGNDDLFSNVWQ; from the exons ATGTCGAGAAGACCTCCCAACCCCGCTGCCGAACGGGCGGCTCAAAACCAGGCGACCATTAAAAGCCTACTCAAGTTAGAAACCAACAAGATCTGCGCGGACTGCAAGCGTAACAAAC ATCCACGATGGGCGAGCTGGAACCTGGGCGTCTTTATCTGCATCCGCTGCTCGGGTATTCACCGAGGAATGGGCACCCACATTAGCAGAGTCAAGTCGGTCGATTTGGATTCGTGGACGGATGAGCAGTTGCAGAGCGTCTTGAGCTGGGGCAACGCGCGCGCAAACAAATATTGGGAGTCCAAGCTGGCCGCCGGTCATGCGCCATCCGAGGCCAAGATTGAGAACTTTATCAGGACAAAGTACGAGCTTAAGAGATGGGTCATGGATGGCCCGATGCCTGATCCGGCGACGCTTGATGCCGAAGCCGACGATGATATTCCTTTGAGCCTCGTGAAGGAGAAGCAATCCATCGACCGGAAAGAGTCTGTACGGAAGGCCTCGCTGGGTCAGTCCTCCGCCCCTACTTCAATCCGCCGAGCACCGGCGCCCCCAGCTCCGGAGCAGGATTTGATTGGCGGTGACCCAATTCCCGTTCGTGCAAACTCTGCTGGCCCTGCCATGTCCAAGGTTGCGTCAAAGGGCGAGCCGGCTCCGCCTAAAACGACAAGCACAAAGGATTCTTTgctgggcctggatttcttGGGCACGGAAACTGCTGCCCCTCCTCGCCCGTCTAGCACTACCGGGACAGGCGGAGCCGGAGGACAGTCTCGGCCGGACCTGAAGCAGTCCATTCTTTCTTTATATGCTACTGCACCGCGGCCACAACAGCAAGCACAGCAGGGATCATTTGGCGGTATGAACTCGCCAcccctgcagcagcagcagcagtctcAGGGTGCGGGTGCATTTGGGGGCATGAACGATGCATTTAGCAGCTTGAGTTTCAACACGACTTCAAGCGCTCCCAAATCCCCTCCCGCAAACGATGCCTTTGCCAGCCTTGGGGGGTTGTCTAGCTCTCGCTCCCCACCGCCGCAGCAGACGTCGAACACATCTGCTTTCTCGGGTCTTGGCGGTGGGAGCTTTTTCGACACAAAGCCTGCACAGACTCACCAGCAAAAGTCGTCATTTGGAAGCTCTAGCGGCTTTGGTGGACTGACTTCACCCACTGCCACCACAGCATCTGCGCCCCAGGCAAAGCCTGCTGGAACGTCGATGCCCGCCTCTGCAGCGCTTGGTGACCTTTTTGACTTTTCTACTCCGGCCCAGACCTCGACTCCTAAACCCAGTGCCGCCCCTGCGCCAAGTTCCGACTCCGTTTTTAATCTCTCAGCCTCGACCCAGGTCAAGTCACCTCCCGCCACCTCTAATCCTACGTCGACAATGGGCACCAACAACTGGTCGAACTCTGATGTTTGGGGCGCCAACGACGCCTGGTCGACACCCGAGGCCGCTGCAGCACCTGCCAAGAGCACAGCGACAACCATGCCGTCGAGCAGCTCAGATGCTTTTGGTGGTTGGGGAAGcagtggcggtggcggtttAGCAAGCCAAAGCATCGTTCCGGGGGCTTCTGGTGGTTTCCAGCCCAAGGTTGCTGCTGATGAGGAGTTTGGCGGATGGGCAAGCAGCACGGGGACGGGGAATGCGTCAGGAGGGACTGCCAAGCCTGCGGCCGGGTTCGGGGGCAATGACGACTTGTTTTCCAACGTGTGGCAGTAG
- a CDS encoding VHS domain-containing protein, whose amino-acid sequence MFSQKKPYSAVTVTVERLTSESYEEDDLSGIPDLVEIIKLQPTGPTEAARAIRKKLKYGSVHRQLRALTLLDGLIENAGPRFQKTFADEPLLERLRFCGTSELSDPDVKKKCSLMFRAWAVSYANTPGLEGIAKLHKQMPRRKQAVTQDRSKVIRETENNPFTEEEAAGSRRAGPSSAVSTPVTGRIESFSSFGSSKDKRKKDKAKHGKSGSRSFNLAAEQDQMKSTIAESSIAATNLMNALQTVNREIERVSHNATAVKHFEACKQLRRKILRYIHYVESEDWLGGLLHANDELITALMTFEQLDRSIDADSDSEDDMAEQAHAYRMASERAKQQASPTSPSPVSQMAGLSISRSPPPPPRPSASSKPPPPPRPAARQTPGVDNDDDDPFADSNALPTPGMEKSQPNW is encoded by the exons ATGTTTTCCCAAAAGAAACCCTACTCAGCAGTGACCGTAACGGTCGAGCGGTTGACCAGTGAAAGCTACGAGGAGGACGATCTGAGCGGGATCCCAGATTTGGTAGAGATCATCAAATTACAACCGACTGGCCCAACCGAAGCTGCCCGTGCGATACGCAAAAAACTCAAGTATGGCAGCGTACATCGTCAACTTCGCGCCCTGACATTGCTCGACGGCCTAATCGAGAATGCTGGTCCGCGCTTCCAAAAGACATTTGCCGACGAACCATTGCTGGAGCGCTTGCGCTTCTGCGGCACTTCAGAGTTGTCGGACCCGGATGTCAAGAAGAAGTGCTCCCTCATGTTTCGCGCCTGGGCAGTATCATACGCCAACACACCAGGCCTCGAGGGAATCGCCAAGCTCCACAAG CAAATGCCTCGACGGAAACAAGCCGTAACTCAAGATCGATCCAAAGTAATTCGGGAGACAGAGAACAACCCATTCACCGAAGAAGAGGCAGCTGGGTCTCGTCGCGCAGGTCCCTCTTCAGCGGTGTCCACACCAGTAACCGGTCGCATCGAGTCCTTTTCCTCTTTTGGTTCGTCAAAGGATAAGAGaaagaaggacaaggccaagcACGGCAAGTCCGGCTCTCGTTCTTTTAACCTTGCGGCCGAGCAGGACCAGATGAAGAGCACCATCGCCGAGTCTTCTATCGCAGCGACAAACCTGATGAATGCCCTGCAGACTGTCAACAGAGAAATAGAGCGTGTCTCTCACAATGCAACAGCCGTCAAGCACTTTGAGGCTTGCAAGCAGCTGAGGCGCAAAATTCTGCGCTAT ATACACTATGTCGAGTCGGAAGATTGGCTCGGTGGCTTGCTTCACGCCAACGACGAGCTTATTACTGCTTTGATGACCTTTGAGCAGTTGGACCGTTCCATTGACGCGGACAGCGACTCGGAGGATGATATGGCCGAGCAGGCGCATGCGTATAGGA TGGCCAGTGAGCGGGCGAAACAACAAGCCTCGCCTACAAGTCCAAGTCCCGTCTCACAAATGGCTGGCCTGAGTATCAGTCGCAGCCCCCCTCCACCTCCGCGCCCGTCGGCCTCGTCaaagccaccaccaccacctagACCCGCCGCGCGGCAGACTCCTGGGGTCGacaacgatgacgacgatccATTTGCCGACAGCAACGCCTTGCCAACTCCGGGAATGGAGAAGTCGCAGCCAAACTGGTGA
- a CDS encoding ubiquitin carboxyl-terminal hydrolase 2 has protein sequence MVPPPSASVSSASYTFTTSTAGGRMNADAPLNGRPGKPPLPHIDDLLNPPVNIDAFAPIETVIAQGENHLRSAESLKGFGRPHMALKEYVSATVVAVEAVPRNKGFGSLSDRKQLAARHTALMRKIQALHPDFEKVKAAVKLDNQKSGVRPQRASSSSTQANGHAQPGLQSNGSAVKPVASQQPLSGNGAVPSPGYSQDAAQHAANGIPTRRPAPHPKPQALHGNSVLTGPNGAGPSSPPVQDLAERFANLRGGKNGAGVPSPRPLGSAGSRPTPGQVAGISVLSDIPADFPKVPEAIYSPARGTVSNESANLPSSNSRGMFSRAASSTSMASQGKQPLGREDYSAPANNEQAKPPPARPQPRIPDGDTVTPEQLFEFMRCSSVNFKVLIIDVRTREEFNEGHIMSTSIICVEPDVLQREHISADDIAQSLILAPPREEEIFSRRSEYDLVVFYNQDSQEINWRGGTPAENALFGLYNALRHFDYDLTGDSKPAKLLKGGLDAWVELVGENALERSETSGAIHKIQHAKSRFSLSRGQGRPKAKPIQNAEDARRWNEKLTTEGQSIVRTQEEFLRRFPAVSDVQESMTAPVTQATRGFPASADINNTMLAPPARPARTRTRQNYTGLMETGEEELYTPVATESRALSRRERRPVGLSNPGVWCYSNASIQALFHSSGFVDELIGEEWQSRWKVPMRDGEKLENHQFLSKILSNLFHWMLNGQFESMECRTLMEYCNFIDRNTATFDNGENLTKGEREAFGSRHKQQDAEEFISFLMDHLHDETNRLRNKNFDPSSLVFGKENHQNALTFWNGWCSANDSVIDRYWRGLSQNVVRCRTCNHTNYSHEAFNKIQVPVPEARGPCKLVDLLPGGFSYNELLDGYKCDGCSRMNTTSSTVRLARLPKLLCISLSRFSVDRGDTRKNNTKVVFPLDDLNLAAVSDPTPSGEGIGEEWTGPFRYYCYAAVLHGGTLRSGHYTAFVRDQNPSRNGGVWYHCNDSIISTKTIRNEEDADAAGMYAADSESSAYILFYSRQPVAK, from the exons ATGGTGCCGCCACCCTCCGCCTCCGTATCCTCGGCATCCTATACTTTCACCACATCAACGGCGGGTGGCAGAATGAACGCCGATGCACCCCTTAACGGCCGCCCCGGCAAGCCACCGCTACCGCACATCGATGACCTCCTCAACCCACCTGTCAATATCGATGCCTTCGCCCCCATCGAGACCGTTATAGCACAGGGCGAAAATCACCTCAGAAGTGCTGAGTCTCTCAAGGGCTTTGGCCGTCCCCATATGGCCCTGAAAGAGTACGTTTCAGCTACCGTAGTAGCTGTCGAGGCCGTTCCAAGGAACAAGGGTTTCGGGTCTCTTTCGGATAGGAAGCAGCTGGCTGCACGTCATACGGCTTTGATGCGCAAGATCCAGGCCTTGCATCCTGATTTCGAGAAGGTCAAAGCAGCTGTCAAGCTGGACAACCAAAAAAGCGGCGTGCGGCCTCAACGTGCCAGCTCGTCATCAACGCAGGCCAATGGCCATGCGCAGCCAGGGCTACAATCGAATGGGAGTGCGGTAAAGCCGGTAGCATCACAGCAGCCTTTGTCCGGCAACGGAGCTGTGCCTAGTCCCGGATACAGCCAAGATGCCGCTCAGCATGCAGCAAACGGGATTCCCACCAGGAGGCCAGCGCCGCATCCGAAGCCCCAAGCCTTGCATGGAAACTCTGTACTGACTGGGCCAAACGGCGCCGGTCCTTCCAGTCCTCCAGTACAAGATCTTGCTGAACGTTTTGCGAATTTGCGAGGTGGGAAAAATGGAGCTGGCGTCCCATCACCACGACCGTTGGGATCAGCAGGGTCACGGCCTACACCAGGCCAAGTCGCTGGAATATCAGTACTCAGCGACATCCCCGCCGATTTCCCCAAGGTACCCGAGGCCATTTACAGCCCAGCGAGGGGCACCGTTTCCAATGAGTCCGCGAACCTGCCCTCAAGCAATTCGAGGGGAATGTTCAGCCGGGCAGCTTCTTCCACGTCGATGGCTTCGCAGGGCAAGCAACCTCTGGGCAGAGAGGATTATTCGGCCCCTGCAAATAATGAACAAGCAAAGCCACCCCCAGCCCGTCCTCAGCCCCGAATTCCAGATGGAGATACTGTAACGCCAGAACAGTTATTTGAGTTCATGCGATGCTCATCCGTCAACTTTAAGGTTCTGATAATTGATGTGAGAACCAGGGAGGAATTCAACGAAGGCCACATAATGTCAACGTCAATCATTTGTGTGGAGCCTGATGTGCTACAGCGTGAACATATTTCTGCAGATGATATCGCGCAGAGCCTGATTCTCGCACCTCCCCGCGAGGAAGAAATCTTCAGCCGACGGAGTGAATAcgacctcgtcgtcttctACAACCAAGATTCCCAGGAGATCAACTGGCGGGGCGGAACACCAGCAGAGAATGCTTTGTTCGGCCTGTACAATGCTCTCAGGCACTTTGATTACGATCTGACAGGGGACAGCAAGCCAGCGAAGCTCCTCAAGGGCGGGCTCGATGCCTGGGTTGAACTTGTCGGCGAAAATGCTCTAGAAAGGTCTGAAACCTCTGGTGCAATCCACAAGATCCAACACGCCAAGTCGCGGTTTTCTCTGTCGCGTGGTCAGGGCAGACCAAAAGCAAAGCCCATCCAGAATGCCGAAGATGCTAGACGTTGGAATGAAAAGCTCACTACTGAGGGGCAGAGTATTGTTCGTACACAAGAGGAATTCCTGAGGAGATTCCCTGCAGTCAGCGATGTGCAAGAGTCAATGACTGCGCCGGTCACGCAAGCTACGAGGGGTTTCCCTGCCTCAGCAGATATCAACAACACAATGCTTGCACCGCCAGCTCGTCCGGCCCGGACCCGGACCCGACAGAACTACACCGGCCTGATGGAAACTGGCGAGGAGGAACTATACACACCAGTCGCTACGGAATCCAGGGCTCTTTCGCGAAGAGAGCGACGCCCAGTCGGCCTCTCGAATCCCGGTGTCTGGTGCTACTCCAATGCATCAATACAGGCCCTTTTTCACTCGAGTGGCTTCGTCGACGAGTTGATCGGCGAGGAGTGGCAAAGTCGATGGAAAGTACCGATGCGCGATGGAGAGAAATTGGAGAACCACCAATTCCTGTCCAAAATCTTGTCCAATCTGTTCCACTGGATGTTAAATGGCCAATTCGAATCGATGGAGTGTAGAACTTTGATG GAATATTGCAACTTCATCGACCGCAACACAGCGACTTTTGACAACGGAGAGAATCTGACAAAGGGGGAGCGGGAAGCTTTTGGCAGCAGACACAAGCAGCAGGACGCTGAGGAGTTCATTAGCTTCTTGATGGACCACCTCCACGACGAGACAAATCGTCTGCGGAACAAGAATTTTGATCCATCCAGCTTGGTATTTGGTAAAGAAAATCACCAGAATGCCTTGACCTTCTGGAACGGGTGGTGCTCGGCCAACGACTCGGTTATCGACCGTTACTGGCGTGGTCTGTCGCAAAACGTGGTCCGCTGCAGAACCTGTAACCACACCAACTACAGCCATGAGGCCTTCAACAAGATCCAAGTTCCAGTCCCGGAAGCAAGGGGGCCGTGCAAGTTGGTAGACTTATTGCCAGGCGGGTTCTCTTACAACGAGCTCCTGGACGGCTACAAGTGCGACGGGTGTAGCAGGATGAACACTACCAGCTCAACGGTGCGACTGGCCCGGCTACCCAAGCTCCTGTGTATCTCTCTTAGCCGGTTCAGTGTCGACAGGGGAGATACCAGAAAAAACAACACCAAGGTCGTTTTCCCCCTTGACGATTTGAATCTTGCGGCTGTATCAGATCCAACGCCCAGTGGGGAGGGAATAGGCGAAGAGTGGACTGGCCCTTTCCGCTACTATTGCTATGCGGCCGTTCTTCATGGGGGGACTTTGCGATCTGGCCACTATACAGCATTTGTGAGAGACCAGAACCCGTCcaggaacggcggcgtttggtACCACTGTAACGATTCGATCATTTCAACCAAGACCATCAGAAACGAGGAGGATGCTGACGCAGCAGGCATGTATGCTGCGGACTCGGAATCTTCAGCCTACATTCTGTTCTACAGTCGTCAGCCCGTGGCGaagtaa
- a CDS encoding vacuolar protein sorting-associated protein 27, protein MMSWWSSGANTALDEQIEKATSSSLEDIALNLEISDVIRSKTVPPKDAMRSLKKRIGHKNPNTQLSALELTDTCVKNGGQHFLVEIASREFIDNLVSLLKATGPAAVNADVRARILGLIQSWAAVTQGRVELSYIGEVYKTLQHEGFQFPPKVAVATSMIDSSAPPEWTDSDVCMRCRTPFTFTNRKHHCRNCGSCFDQQCSSKSIPLPHLGIMQPVRVDDGCYAKVTDKSRGSGGAGAGAGYDRKSPSLYSSFPHKNRSSSAMQPRSARVDDGFDEDLKKALAMSLEEVKSHSRNYAPASNGVANSGQSKVNGDSSATKTVEEEDDDLKAAIAASLADMEEQKKKHSAVLHEQTHSTEAASASTFVPPKNDYELTPVEAENINLFATLVDRLQTQPPGTILREPQIQELYDSIGTLRPKLARTYGETMSKHDTLLDLHAKLATVVRYYDRMLEERLSKAYGQRNFAGYNMHVPRQTSSPYPSLQGPSAPANVPGESFYTGQPQHDYAEPSRQPSYPPQASGAQQQFHQYAPPHQASQPSEGWQPSHTPAPAAQYAGQPPQQSTESTHSHSSAHNHQNLAAPSAPDQSLPTPTTDPAASYYFNQQQVSALQTPVSVPAEPVQSPYPNLQQQPPAQYQHSPAPQGQAQQQKPPQQPQQPYWQHSASQNTALPTNHQPWPQVPNRQSASYVQEPLPSAPQHAPQKPVVEEALIEL, encoded by the exons ATGATGAGCTGGTGGTCTTCGGGGGCGAACACTGCCCTTGACGAGCAGATTGAGAAGGCGACGAGTAGCAGTTT AGAAGATATTGCGCTGAACCTCGAGATATCCGATGTTATTCGATCCAAGACCGTCCCGCCCAAAGATGCCATGCGTTCGCTCAAAAAACGAATCGGACATAAAAACCCCAACACGCAACTAAGTGCTCTTGAG CTTACCGATACGTGCGTCAAAAACGGCGGACAACATTTTCTGGTCGAGATCGCCTCGCGCGAATTCATAGACAACCTTGTCTCTCTTCTCAAGGCCACAGGGCCTGCTGCCGTCAACGCAGACGTACGAGCCAGGATTCTCGGGCTGATACAGTCCTGGGCAGCTGTCACACAGGGTCGCGTTGAACTTTCGTACATTGGGGAGGTTTACAAGACCCTGCAGCACGAGGGCTTTCAGTTTCCCCCAAAAGTCGCTGTGGCTACCAGTATGATTGACAGCAGTGCG CCTCCTGAGTGGACCGACTCCGATGTCTGCATGCGTTGCAGAACTCCGTTTACTTTTACAAACCGGAAGCACCATTGTCGCAACTGCGGCAGCTGTTTTGATCAGCAATGCTCGTCGAAGTCGATCCCGTTACCACATCTTGGCATAATGCAGCCGGTTAGAGTGGACGATGGCTGCTATGCCAAAGTTACGGATAAGAGCAGGGGTTCAGGAGGCGCTGGCGCCGGCGCAGGATATGATCGAAAGTCGCCCAGCCTGTATTCTTCATTCCCCCACAAGAACCGATCGTCTTCAGCGATGCAGCCCCGGAGTGCTAGGGTTGATGACGGATTTGATGAAGACCTGAAGAAAGCCCTAGCAATGAGTCTGGAAGAGGTCAAGAGCCATTCCAGAAATTACGCGCCTGCAAGCAATGGTGTTGCCAACAGCGGCCAGTCCAAGGTTAATGGGGATTCTTCCGCAACGAAGACTGTGGAGGAGGAAGACGATGACCTCAAGGCTGCAATCGCAGCATCGCTGGCTGACATGGAGgagcagaagaaaaagcaTTCTGCAGTACTCCACGAACAGACGCATAGTACAGAGGCGGCATCCGCATCAACTTTCGTCCCGCCCAAGAACGACTACGAGCTTACACCGGTTGAGGCGGAGAACATCAACTTGTTTGCGACACTAGTAGATCGCCTTCAGACGCAACCTCCTGGGACAATTCTGCGCGAGCCTCAGATCCAGGAACTCTACGATAGTATTGGGACACTTCGGCCAAAGTTAGCGAGGACCTACGGAGAGACTATGAGCAAACATG ATACCCTTCTTGATTTGCATGCCAAACTCGCAACAGTAGTGCGCTACTATGACCGAATGCTCGAGGAGCGACTCTCAAAGGCGTACGGTCAGCGCAATTTCGCGGGTTACAACATGCATGTACCTCGCCAGACATCTAGCCCTTATCCATCGCTACAAGGCCCCAGTGCACCTGCAAATGTTCCCGGAGAAAGTTTTTACACCGGGCAACCTCAGCACGACTATGCCGAACCGTCAAGGCAACCTTCATATCCTCCACAAGCCTCTGGCGCTCAACAGCAGTTCCACCAATATGCGCCACCTCACCAAGCTTCTCAGCCCAGCGAGGGCTGGCAGCCCTCGCACACTCCCGCTCCGGCAGCCCAGTATGCTGGACAGCCTCCTCAGCAGTCGACAGAGTCGACTCATTCTCATTCCAGCGCTCACAATCACCAGAACCTTGCAGCGCCAAGCGCACCAGATCAGTCGCTCCCAACGCCTACCACGGATCCGGCCGCTTCTTATTATTTTAATCAACAACAAGTGTCCGCACTGCAGACGCCGGTGTCTGTTCCCGCGGAGCCTGTACAATCGCCATACCCCAACTTGCAACAACAACCCCCAGCACAATACCAACACTCACCTGCTCCTCAAGGCCAAGCGCAGCAGCAAAAACCACCCCAGCAGCCCCAACAGCCGTACTGGCAACATTCTGCGTCCCAGAACACTGCGTTGCCGACGAATCACCAGCCATGGCCCCAGGTTCCCAACAGACAAAGTGCATCTTACGTGCAAGAGCCCTTACCTTCCGCACCCCAGCACGCACCGCAAAAGCCCGTTGTAGAGGAGGCTCTGATTGAGTTGTAG